AATTGTTGATATTTTTGCTTTGAATCATCCTAATAGTGGGTTGTATTCCGATGGAGATATGGTATTGCGAAGTACCAATCCTGTAATGGGTGATGCTCATTATTGGGGTGGTGGGAATTTTCGGATTGAACAGTTGGCTGGAAGTTTGGGGAATTTAGTGAGTCCTAGTGACCCGATTATTCGTGCTAGTGGAGATGTTAGTTTCACAAATTATACCGGAGCTTCACTGCATATTTTAGCAGGAGGTTCAGTCAGTATTAATAATGTGACGATTACAGGTGGAGATATAACAGGAAATGCAATTGTAGAAGATGTTACTTTATCGAATGGTACACCTCTGAGTATCAGAGGTACCACTCAACCAACTCTAGACGTTCGGGCAGGAACTACTGCATTTAATCCTATAGGAAATATAGGTGGGCCTCTTCCCGCAGGACTTACTACTACTGCAACTCCAACTAGTGCCAATATCACCATAGGCAATATAGATGTAACTGCTCCTAATAGTCTTGTCTTTCTAACCAATCAGTACCAACCCAACACAACATTGCCTGGTGGAAACATTCAAGTTACAACAATCGATACTCGCAGCAATGCTGGTAATGGTGGTAATGTCTTTATCGATTCTCGCGGTAACATTACACTCCCTGGTAATGGCTTCATCAACACATCTTCTTCGGCTAGCAATGCTGGTAATGTCACTTTAATTGCTAATGGCTCATTTTCCTCTACAGGTGGCGATATTGGCAGCACCATTAGTTCAAGGGTTGGGGCTAAGGGAGGTGACATCAACATTCAGGCGGAGTCACTTTTCCTATCAAATGCTGCTGTTTTGGAAAATTCTGTTAGTTCTGGCGGGATAGGAAATGCTGGCAACGTGAATATTAATGTCCGCAACAGTGTTACGCTTACTCAAACCAATTACGGAGCAAACCCCACTTTAATTGAGAGTAAAGTAGCCTCTGGGGCAGTGGGTAATGGGGGTAACATTAATATACGAGCTGGGTCACTTTTGATTGAGGGGACGGCTGCACTGCAAACCTATACCGATTCTAATGGGCGGGGAAATGCTGGTAACGTCTTTGTCCAGGTTGATGACTCTGTATCTTTCATAGATGGTGGTCTTATTTATAGTGCTGTATCAACAGGAGGTCAAGGAAACGCTGGAACGATTCAGATCTTTGCCCCTAATTCAGTAACTATGTCTGGAGTGAATCCTTCTAGAGGAGGGAATGGAGGCATTTCTAGCGGCTTGTTTGCTAATACTTGGGCAGGTACAAGCGGTCAAGCGGGGAGTATTAATGTCAACACAGGTGTCCTGAGTGTGCAAAATGGTGCAGTTGTGGACGCCTCAACAGCCAATGCTAGTGATGGCGGTAGTGTGACAATTGGTGCTAATCGCTTAGAGCTAACAGGTGGTGGACAAATTCTCTCCGTCACTCGTGGTAGTGGCAATGCAGGTAGTGTTAACCTCAATATTGCTGATACTATCACCATTTCTGGAAGTGACCCGTCCTTCGAGAGCCGATTGAGGCGATTTGGACGAGATGTAGTTACAAACGAAGCCGATGCTAGTGGCATATATGCTGGTGGGACTATTTTTGGTTCTACAGGAAACGGTGGGAACCTATCCATTAATGCAAGGCAGCTCAATGTTAGTAATAAGGGAGAAGTTAGTACTAGTGTTGGTGGTACGGGGAGAGCTGGAGACATATCAATCGCAACTACAGACTCAGTCAATGTCAGCAGTGAAGGCAAGATCATCACATTATCCACTCAAGGAAACGGCGGCAACTTATCCATTAGCACCGGACAGTTGAATGTGAGCGATGAGCTAAGCGTTATCGCAACTGTTAGCGGTAAAGAGAATGCCGGAGACTTATCAATCATCGCGACGGACTCAGTGAACGTCGTCAATGGAGGTGGTATCACTACATTTGTAGGTAAGTCAAGTACTGGAAATAGTGGCACCTTATTCATCCGCACCAGAGAGTTAAATGTCAGGGATAGGGGAGAAATCACCACGGCTTCCGAGGGTACAGGAGATTCTGGAAAAATATCAGTTATAGCCACAGACTCTGTGAATGTGGTTAACCAGAGTGGTATTAGTACATCCTCAAGCGGCACAGGACTTGCAGGCGCTCTTGATATAACTACAGGGAAACTCAGCATTCGGGATGGCTCACTTGTTTTCACCAGTCCTCTTGGATCTGGTGCTGGAGGTGATCTCAGTGTACGCGCTACCGATTCAATTGAAGTAGTTAATGGCAGTGCACTTTCTACCTCGACTAATGGCAGTGGTGACGCGGGAAATGTAATTATTAACACCCAAAACTTACTGGTAGATAGCAACAGCAAGCTTTCTGCCGATACATTTAGTAGTGGTCAAGGTGGAGATATGACCATTAACACCGCAAGGCTATCCGTTCGCAATGGTGGGGAAGTTTCCACTGGTGTTTATCTTAACAGTAGTGGTAATGGCGGAAAATTAACTGTAAATGCCACTGATTCCGTAGACCTCAATGGGGGAAGCTTAGCTACTTTAACAGTTGGTTCTGGCGCTGCCGGAGAAATGGACATTAACACTAGGAGATTGACTGCCCAAAATGGAGGACGAGTAGAAGCTCGAACGGCTGGTTTAAGTCCGGGAGGAACTATAAAAGTAAATGCTTCGGAGTCTATCGAATTAATTGGTCAAGGCGCTGCCATATCTTCATTTAGCGATCGCAGTAGCTTTGGTGGTGCACCTAGCGGTAACGTCAACCTTACCTCTGGGGAATTGATTATCCGCGATGGCGCAGAGGTCACTACAGCAACGTTGGGTCGAGGCAAGGGGGGTGATATTCGAGTGCAAGCTAACTCCCTGTCCCTCAGCAATAACGGAAGTATCACTAGCCAGAGTACGGGAGAGGTTAACGCGGGTAATGCAGGGGATATCAATCTCACGCTTCAGGGTAACTTGCGCTCCAATGGTGGCATCATTTCTGCAACCTCTTTTCGAGCTGGGGGTGGTGATATTAAATTTCAAGCTGATGATATCCGCCTTCGCGACGGCAGCCTCATCAGCACGAGCGTCTTTGATAGCACAGGCGGTGGCGGCAACATCGCAATTGACTCCACCGTCTTCCTCGCCATAGAAGACAGTGACATTCTCGCCAATGCAGAAGCTGGGCCGGGAGGCGATATTACCATTAACTCTTCAGCATTTTTAGCTGACCTGTTTTCTAGTGGCGCAGCCGTACCCGTCGGTCGCAACCCTGGCGATTTGGGTCGGTTTCGGGGCAATGGGCGGAACGATATCTCTGTCTCTGCGGGGTTTCGGGGCAATGATCGAGTTGATATTTCTGCTGATTCACGAACAGGTACCAATGGGACTGTCACCATCCGTGGTTCGTTTTCTGAGCGAAGAGTGAACCCGTTGCCATCTTGGGTTGATGCAGAAGACTTAATTGACCGGCGTTGTACTCCTCACAACAGCGCACGCAAAAGCAGCTTTACGATGACAGGACGTGGTGGTTTGCCTCCTAGTCCCAATGATCCCCTGACTAATCAGGAAGTTTTGGTGGATTGGATTACCCTCACAGGCAGGCAAGCAAACGGTAATGGTGAGGCTACGCGTACCCAGCCCACCCATTCTCATCCACAGCAACTGGTGGAGGCGCAGGGTTGGGTGATGAATTCAGATGGGCAGGTGATTCTGACCGCTTCTGTACCCACCGTCACGCCGGGGAGTTCTGGGTTAGCATTCCCATCTTGTGACGATAACGAGACGGCTACCGATTGAATGAGTGAAATGCAGCACGAGGAAAGAGGGCACGCTCATCTCGTGCCCCTACATAAATTTGTAGTTGAATGGATTTTGATAAAGTAGGGGCACAACATTGTTGTGTCCTTAGAGCTTATATCACAATGAGGGAATTCCAAAAATCCCAGCGCCGAATTGGTTTAACGGGTGGCATTGGTACGGGAAAAACAACTATCTCCAATTACCTGGCACACCATCATCAACTTCCCGTTTTAGATGCCGATATTTATTCTAGAGAAGCCGTGCAACCCGCTTCGCCTATCCTCACCCAAATTTTTGAACGCTATGGCGTCAGTGTGCGCTTAGCCGATGGCACGCTCAACCGCAAACGCTTGGGTGAGATTATATTCAATAACCTCGATGAAAAGCAGTGGTTAGAGCAACAAATCCATCCTTATGTGCGCGATCGCTTCCAATCAGAACTCGATACTTTAATCGCTCCCACTGTTGTCTTAGTCATACCGTTATTATTTGAAGCCGAGATGACGGACTTAGTAACGGAAATTTGGGTAGTTAGTTGTTCCCCCGAACAACAGTTACAACGGATGATGACACGCGATCGCCTCTCCCTGGAACAAGCTCAAGCCCGCATCAATAACCAACGTCCCCTAGAAGAAAAAATTGCTCGTGCTGATGTTGTATTCGATAATTCCTCCACACTAGAACCTCTACTTAAACAGGTCGATTTATTGATTGTGGGGAATAGGGTGATGGATACGTAATAATTAATCACCAATTCCCAATGTCCAATCTTGAATCACTTCAACTAACTGGTCAATTTCTTCCCGTAGAGTAAAGTAGTGAACACAAGCGCGGACACAGTCTGGGTCGAGAATGGTTCGGAGCATGAACCCCTTTTGTTCGAGAAATTCTACTAATTGCTTGTGAGAACGTCCGTTCGTTAATACAAACGAAACCAGACCCGCTTGTGGCGGTGAAGTACACAGGCAACGGACAGACTCTAGCTGAGATAAACGTTGCCAAAGGTACTCACTTCCTTGACAAATTTGCTCGTACCGTTCTTCAGATGTTCCCCATTGCTGATGAGTTGCGATCGCAGCACGCAATCCTGCATACAAGGGGTAAGCTGATGTTGCCACTTCAAAGCGTTGACCGTTAGACTTCCAGCCTAGGGGTTTACCTGTTACATCACTGACAATTCCTCGCCAACCGATGAAGGTCGGGTGAATACTGCCTAAGGCATCGGGTCGGATGTAAAGACCACCCAAACCTTCAGGCCCACACCACCACTTGTGACCTGTAAACGCATAAAAGTCTGCTCCCAATTCAGTTAAATTTAAAGGCAGAGAACCCACCGACTGCGCCGCATCAACCAGAACTCTGATGATATGGGAACCTGTAGCATAATTTCGGCAGGCATCAACAATCTCCCTAACGGGTAACACTTGACCCGTATTCCACAGCAGATGACTCAGCACCACCAATCGAGTCCGGGGTCTTAGGTGCTGTGCAATAACGGCTGTCGGGTCTCCCTGATTGAGGGTTTCCTGGATGGGACAGGTGGAGATTTCGATATTAAACCGACGAGCGAGTTCTCGTGCGATCGCGATAACACCTGGATGCTCACAATCCGTCAGCAGTAAGTGGTCTCCAGCTTGCCAGTCAATCCCCCACAGGGGAATATTGCAACCCACTGTCACATCTTCCGTGAGTGTGATCGATTCTACAGGTACGCCTAATTCTGAGGCGATCGCCACTCTTGTTTTGTTACCTTCTTCCGTAATCCAAGTATTCACGCCAGCACAGAATGGCCCATGTAGCTGGATATATTCATAAACATTTTGGATCGCCGCTAACGAGGCTTGAGGCAGCGTGCCTTGACCCCCAAAGTTAAAATACGTTTTATTAGCTAAAGCCGGAAATTGCTGCCGATGGCGCTCAAGTTGCGTTGGCGCAGGGTAGATGCCAGTCATAGAACCAGTGCGAAAGAACAAGACATCCCATTTTATCGCTCTGGTCACGGGTCAGTGGTGTCCTTTTGCCTCGTGCAACACCTAAATAGAATTGGGGATCTAATGCTTCAACCCTTTTGCTTCGGTCGATCCAGCCAATACCCTGAGCTGACACTGCGGGTAGATTCGGTTATCGTAGAAGTTACGTAACAAACTTGTGTTTTTTAATGTGTTAGTCTTTGTAATACATTTATGTATTACCGAGTCTTGCTGCCGAAGTGTATCCCCACCAGGCTTACACATTAAGTGCATCTCTAGAACAGGATTTGCGACGCGATTGGGGTGGACATTCCAAATTCCGAAAAAGTATTCAGTGGCAGTCTCTACCAGCAACCTAACCAGAACCACAGCTTCTGCTTAGAGGCAGTGGCGATGAGCCTGAAAGTTTAAACTTTTTCTTACAGGTGATTAGCCAACTCCTGTCAACCTATCGGCAAAGATGCCTGCGGTCGGTACTAACCTTCGTTGGAATAGGCGGCAGACGTTTCTTCACTCTTGATACTTCTGTTAATCCCGCCGTGCACCTGCCACTTCTGACTCTGTGTCTGGCATCGCCCTGGAAATTACTGAAGCCTTACTAATTTAAGGTAATGACCTGATGACGTGTTCACTTAATCAAGCTTTCCCATGGGTCAAACAATGCTCATCCGCTTAAATGAGGCAGTCAGCTCTCCAATCGAGCTGCTTCTAAGCAGCTTACCAAACTTTTATTATGCAGGAATTGTGTGAGGATAACCAGACATGAGTAAAGTATTGCTAGTTGAAGATAATCCCTCTCAGTCGCAGTTGATGGAGAGTTACCTGCGAGAGGGGGGACACACGGTCATTCGTCTTAACAATGCTAAAGAAGCTTTGAATAAGGCGCTTGAACATAAACCCGATGTAATTGTGACCGATGTGGTAATGCCTGGAATGAGCGGTTTTGAGTTATGTCGCCGCATCAAAAATAACCCATCAACCACCAAAATTCCTATTGTAATTTGTTCTTCAAAAGACCAGGAAATCGACCGTTTGTGGGGCATGAAGCAAGGAGCTGATGCCTACTTAACAAAGCCTTTCTCTAGAGAGCAGCTTGTTCGTGCTGTCAACTTAGCTGTGGTTTGAGTCAAAAAAACTCAGGACTCAGCTTATTTTGTAAAATGCCAGTGGTTCAGATCCCCGACTTCTCTAAGAAATCGGGGATCTATGCTTTAAAGGGCAAGGGATAATACCCATCCTTTTGGATAACCCCCTGATTCCCCAAAGGAGGATGAAACAGGGAAAGAGATTGTTTAGTCTCCACAAGGCTCAAAGTAATTGCTAATGCATTTTGGCAGAACTTGCTGTTAGTCAATAAAACAGGTGAGAATTTACCATCCCTACAAGTAGCCTAAGTGTTCATTAGGCACATTCTTACTTGGCAGAAACGAAAGAATTGAGTTTTCTCAAAAAATCTAGTTAGAGCATTAATTTCTATGCGTTACTCTCAAAAAAATAAATTATGACAGGAATAGAATTGCCATCTGTAGCGTCAACAACTTCACCGAAGATTTCTTACTCCAAAAAACGGAAATCCTTGTCCCTTGAATGGTTTTATAATTTACCCGTTAAGGGCAAGCAACTCACTGGTTTGTTTACCTTCGAGGTGATCTCAATCGTCGGACTGGTGGGTGTAGGGGCTGTATTGATTGTGGCAGCTCCGAATCAGGTGGTGACGGGTCGAGCCGTTGCAGGCACACAAAGCTACACGATCGCCGCTAAAGCCTTGAGCGATGTCAACGGCAATCCCGTGGCGGTGTTGGTGAGGGGAACAGAAGAAACGGCCTTAAATAAACTCCTCGGCGATAGCCTACTGCTCCAGCTAGCCGTGTCTGCCCTGACATTAGTGGTGGATGTGGGGTTAGCCGTGTTACTGGGACGAACGATTGCCCAACCGCTCAAGCAGCTACAGCAAACGACCCAAAGATTTGCCAGGGGCGATCGCCAAGTGGGTGCGAAGGCTTTGACGAACGATCTCCAACATCTTCAGGTCAAGGCCCATATTATGGCAAAGTGGTGAATCTGGTTCAGGAGATTTCCCTGAAAACTAGAAACTGTAAATAGACGCAGATGATTGAAGATTACGATAGCCCTAGGAGGGAATCTCTTGCTTAAGTCCACTCCATTGCTTCAAAATACCTCAGCTACTAGTCTGGTCAAGATTTGGGCACAACGCTATGTCCCCGACTTATCAATTTTCTCTTCAAATCAAGGTCAATTCAATATCTCTGAGGTGATGCAAGCGGCATCGTTAGAGGGGCGAACTCAAACCGTTGCTAAGCTTCAGCGTCTACTGCAAACCAGTTGCGAATTAGCGAGTATCAAAACGAATATCCTGTTTTCTTACATTCCCAATGTCGTAAATCTATCGGAGGCTGGAAACATCGCCCGCTCAGCCGTGCGAGTTTATGAGAAGGTACTGGACATTTACCAGCAGCAGTCATCTCTCATCGCGGCACAGGATGCCCAACCCCAGACGGGGGAAGCTCTACCCCAATGGGTGAGGCAAGCGATACAGCTACCCGATATTCAACAGTTGGCTCTAGAACTTGAACCTGAATTACTTCAACTTCAGGAACAACATCTATTAACACAGGATGGGCGCAGTCGTGGCTTTCTTTCCACGCACTTTCACTTGAGTACCAAGCAAATTCTCAATCGACTCACACTACCAGAGCAAGCCTTGCTTAGCCCTTACTTCAAGTTCATCGAAGAGCAAGTCTGCATCCCCTGGCAGCGAGTGTGCGCTGCGGCGGCACAGCATCCACCGGATTCCCCGACTCTGGCACTCGTGGAGCAACTATTACCCCAGACGGAAGAAATCGCGTTAACCGTCTACCACCGAGCTGTGGAATTGTATCCCCATTATCGAAGCTATCGGGGAAGCCTGAGCGAATCTGGGGTTGCCGCCTCTACCCTCCGAGACTTGAATATGTTCCAAGGCTATCTGTGGCTGTGTGTACTGGAAAAAAGTCTGGATGCAGTGGAACAGGAATTGCTGCCTTTGTGCCAGATGGTTTTTCCCTGTGTGGAGGTCAAAGGAGAATGTGTTGAATCGATATTAGAGTTATTATTTGAGACAATTTTAACCCGTGTGGATTCCGAACACAAATTTTCGGTAAAGTCCTATAGTTTGGCGATACAGCAGAGCTTCACTAATTTTGACGCCAAGGTGAAATAAGCTAATGGGCATTTAAATTACATTTTTATGGGTGGACTCGTTGTAAGGATGCCCTCGTTGGGTCGAGAATTTTCTGACCAATACCAGGAAACTTAACAGCAATGCTGATTTTATTTCCTGAACCAAAAACATGGGTGACTTCGCCTGTGCCAAAGGTGTCGTGAATCAGTAACTCGCCAACTTTCCAATCGTGGGACTGTTGTGTTGAGCGTTTGGATGTTTGCCGATTAGTTTGGGTTGAAGATTGCAGGTTGTTTTCTGAATATTCAACCTTCGACCTTTTAACTTTCACTAAAGTGCTGCTGACGAGTTCTTTGGGTAATTCCTCAAGAAACTGCGATCGCACAGCGGGTTCTCGATTCCCATACAAGCGTCTCTCACGCGCATGGGAGAGAAATAACTGTTCTTGGGCGCGGGTAATTCCCACATAACAAAGGCGGCGTTCTTCTTCCAAAGAAGCCGGGTCATCCATTGAGCGATAATTGGGGAATAGACCCTGTTCTAACCCTACCAAAAAGACAACTGGAAACTCTAACCCTTTAGCCGAGTGGAGAGTCATTAAAGAGACAGATTTTTGCCCATCTTTTAAATCATCCAAGTCAGAAGCAAGAGAAGCATTCGCCAAAAATCCTTCTAAACTGGTATCTTCGTTTTCTTCCTGAAATTGGAGAACCGCGTTATAAAGTTCAGAGACGTTTTCCAGTCGATTCTCGGCTTCATCAGTTGCCTGTTTTTTCAAGTCCTCAATATAACCCGACTCTTCCATAATTCCCTTGACAATTTCAGCCGCAGAAAGATTCTCAACTTGCTCCTGCCACCGCTGTATGATTTCGGCAAAGCTGTTGACGCCCTTCGCTGAGCGTCCGGCTAAAGTATTCACTGAAGTTTGGTCACTGAGAATTTCCCACAACGATATATTTAATTCTTGAGCCGCTCCCATGAGCCGGTCAATTGTCGCTTGACCGATGCCACGTCGAGGGGTGTTAATAATACGGAGGAGACTGACGGTATCATCGGGGTTGGCGATCGCTCTTAAATAAGCCAGAGAATCTTTAATTTCTTTGCGATCATAAAACTTCAGCCCACCCACAATAATGTAAGGAACTTTACCCCGGAGAGCATCTTCAAACGGTCGAGATTGGGCATTCGTGCGGTAAAGAATGGCAAAATTCCCCCAGTTGAGTTCTGGGTACTGTTGCTCCATTCGTCGGATTTGATTGACTACAAACTGTGCTTCTTCTACTTCATCATCTGCTTTATGAACATAAATTTGTTCCCCTAATCCGCGTGTGGGTCTTAGTACTTTATCGATACGCTGGGTATTAT
The Microcoleus sp. AS-A8 genome window above contains:
- a CDS encoding response regulator, with translation MSKVLLVEDNPSQSQLMESYLREGGHTVIRLNNAKEALNKALEHKPDVIVTDVVMPGMSGFELCRRIKNNPSTTKIPIVICSSKDQEIDRLWGMKQGADAYLTKPFSREQLVRAVNLAVV
- the coaE gene encoding dephospho-CoA kinase (Dephospho-CoA kinase (CoaE) performs the final step in coenzyme A biosynthesis.); amino-acid sequence: MREFQKSQRRIGLTGGIGTGKTTISNYLAHHHQLPVLDADIYSREAVQPASPILTQIFERYGVSVRLADGTLNRKRLGEIIFNNLDEKQWLEQQIHPYVRDRFQSELDTLIAPTVVLVIPLLFEAEMTDLVTEIWVVSCSPEQQLQRMMTRDRLSLEQAQARINNQRPLEEKIARADVVFDNSSTLEPLLKQVDLLIVGNRVMDT
- a CDS encoding cell wall metabolism sensor histidine kinase WalK, translated to MTGIELPSVASTTSPKISYSKKRKSLSLEWFYNLPVKGKQLTGLFTFEVISIVGLVGVGAVLIVAAPNQVVTGRAVAGTQSYTIAAKALSDVNGNPVAVLVRGTEETALNKLLGDSLLLQLAVSALTLVVDVGLAVLLGRTIAQPLKQLQQTTQRFARGDRQVGAKALTNDLQHLQVKAHIMAKW
- a CDS encoding aminotransferase class V-fold PLP-dependent enzyme, whose protein sequence is MTGIYPAPTQLERHRQQFPALANKTYFNFGGQGTLPQASLAAIQNVYEYIQLHGPFCAGVNTWITEEGNKTRVAIASELGVPVESITLTEDVTVGCNIPLWGIDWQAGDHLLLTDCEHPGVIAIARELARRFNIEISTCPIQETLNQGDPTAVIAQHLRPRTRLVVLSHLLWNTGQVLPVREIVDACRNYATGSHIIRVLVDAAQSVGSLPLNLTELGADFYAFTGHKWWCGPEGLGGLYIRPDALGSIHPTFIGWRGIVSDVTGKPLGWKSNGQRFEVATSAYPLYAGLRAAIATHQQWGTSEERYEQICQGSEYLWQRLSQLESVRCLCTSPPQAGLVSFVLTNGRSHKQLVEFLEQKGFMLRTILDPDCVRACVHYFTLREEIDQLVEVIQDWTLGIGD
- a CDS encoding filamentous hemagglutinin N-terminal domain-containing protein; this translates as MAIYLGRWGWGLGLAGVLVGGEANFLGSQTLAQITPDSTLGTESSVVTPNVNVRGFPAERIDGGAVRGANLFHSFQEFNVGDEQRVYFANPTGIDNILSRVTGNNLSNILGTLGVDGGANLFLLNPNGIIFGSNAQLDIAGSFVASTANRVVFDNGFEFNAKNPTAPPLLTVNVPLGVQYGTNQPRTTITNTGNLAAGENLTLDAGNLDLQGQLQSGNNLTLQAQDTVKIRDSVTNPFIAAAGGQLLIQGNQIVDIFALNHPNSGLYSDGDMVLRSTNPVMGDAHYWGGGNFRIEQLAGSLGNLVSPSDPIIRASGDVSFTNYTGASLHILAGGSVSINNVTITGGDITGNAIVEDVTLSNGTPLSIRGTTQPTLDVRAGTTAFNPIGNIGGPLPAGLTTTATPTSANITIGNIDVTAPNSLVFLTNQYQPNTTLPGGNIQVTTIDTRSNAGNGGNVFIDSRGNITLPGNGFINTSSSASNAGNVTLIANGSFSSTGGDIGSTISSRVGAKGGDINIQAESLFLSNAAVLENSVSSGGIGNAGNVNINVRNSVTLTQTNYGANPTLIESKVASGAVGNGGNINIRAGSLLIEGTAALQTYTDSNGRGNAGNVFVQVDDSVSFIDGGLIYSAVSTGGQGNAGTIQIFAPNSVTMSGVNPSRGGNGGISSGLFANTWAGTSGQAGSINVNTGVLSVQNGAVVDASTANASDGGSVTIGANRLELTGGGQILSVTRGSGNAGSVNLNIADTITISGSDPSFESRLRRFGRDVVTNEADASGIYAGGTIFGSTGNGGNLSINARQLNVSNKGEVSTSVGGTGRAGDISIATTDSVNVSSEGKIITLSTQGNGGNLSISTGQLNVSDELSVIATVSGKENAGDLSIIATDSVNVVNGGGITTFVGKSSTGNSGTLFIRTRELNVRDRGEITTASEGTGDSGKISVIATDSVNVVNQSGISTSSSGTGLAGALDITTGKLSIRDGSLVFTSPLGSGAGGDLSVRATDSIEVVNGSALSTSTNGSGDAGNVIINTQNLLVDSNSKLSADTFSSGQGGDMTINTARLSVRNGGEVSTGVYLNSSGNGGKLTVNATDSVDLNGGSLATLTVGSGAAGEMDINTRRLTAQNGGRVEARTAGLSPGGTIKVNASESIELIGQGAAISSFSDRSSFGGAPSGNVNLTSGELIIRDGAEVTTATLGRGKGGDIRVQANSLSLSNNGSITSQSTGEVNAGNAGDINLTLQGNLRSNGGIISATSFRAGGGDIKFQADDIRLRDGSLISTSVFDSTGGGGNIAIDSTVFLAIEDSDILANAEAGPGGDITINSSAFLADLFSSGAAVPVGRNPGDLGRFRGNGRNDISVSAGFRGNDRVDISADSRTGTNGTVTIRGSFSERRVNPLPSWVDAEDLIDRRCTPHNSARKSSFTMTGRGGLPPSPNDPLTNQEVLVDWITLTGRQANGNGEATRTQPTHSHPQQLVEAQGWVMNSDGQVILTASVPTVTPGSSGLAFPSCDDNETATD
- the pcrA gene encoding DNA helicase PcrA yields the protein MTATTDFLSHLNPSQRLAVEHFCGPLLVVAGAGSGKTRALTYRIANLILTHKVDPENILAVTFTNKAAREMKTRIETIFAQQMAQRKHGQRLELLPEEEQTQLRSRVYKKYIKPLWIGTFHSLFARILRLDINKYQDEQKHQWNRNFSIFDESDAQSLVKNIVTKQLNLDDKKFDPRKVRYAISNAKNQGLSPLDLEKEQSGYKGRVIAEVYRHYQNQLASNNGLDFDDLILVPVKLFQQNETVLGYWHQQFRHILVDEYQDTNRIQYDLIRLLSTNGETQKSAWNWQDRSIFVVGDADQSIYSFRMADFTILLEFQQDFGDGLPDEDTRTMVKLEENYRSRENILQAANYLIENNTQRIDKVLRPTRGLGEQIYVHKADDEVEEAQFVVNQIRRMEQQYPELNWGNFAILYRTNAQSRPFEDALRGKVPYIIVGGLKFYDRKEIKDSLAYLRAIANPDDTVSLLRIINTPRRGIGQATIDRLMGAAQELNISLWEILSDQTSVNTLAGRSAKGVNSFAEIIQRWQEQVENLSAAEIVKGIMEESGYIEDLKKQATDEAENRLENVSELYNAVLQFQEENEDTSLEGFLANASLASDLDDLKDGQKSVSLMTLHSAKGLEFPVVFLVGLEQGLFPNYRSMDDPASLEEERRLCYVGITRAQEQLFLSHARERRLYGNREPAVRSQFLEELPKELVSSTLVKVKRSKVEYSENNLQSSTQTNRQTSKRSTQQSHDWKVGELLIHDTFGTGEVTHVFGSGNKISIAVKFPGIGQKILDPTRASLQRVHP